A window from Neobacillus sp. PS3-40 encodes these proteins:
- a CDS encoding CcmD family protein, translating to MAFVWGAYSVIWLIIFGYLFLLGKRQNNLKKEIEFLKQIEK from the coding sequence ATGGCATTTGTTTGGGGAGCATATTCAGTTATTTGGTTGATTATTTTTGGTTACCTTTTTCTTTTAGGAAAACGGCAAAACAATCTTAAAAAGGAAATCGAATTTTTAAAACAGATCGAAAAATAA
- a CDS encoding cytochrome c biogenesis protein, whose amino-acid sequence MSMNLEREKSAIHVSESTDVKSPILPKILFGGTVISILAAIYLIFMYAHIEKTMGIVQKIFYFHVGSASTAFLAFFVTFIFSILYLVKRKRIFDTYAYVSAEIGLVFTTLVLTTGPIWAKSAWNTWWAWEPRLTTTLILWFIYMAYIMIRQMDGVWDKRARLCAVFGIIGFTDVPIVFFAIRWWQTKFHPIVFGNGVSQKGGGIEDNMLVALLVSIAALTILYAYLLNRGVAFENMKIKVNQYKEKLREELEK is encoded by the coding sequence ATGAGTATGAATCTCGAACGAGAGAAATCGGCAATTCATGTGTCAGAGTCGACAGATGTAAAGAGCCCAATTCTTCCAAAAATTTTATTTGGAGGAACGGTCATATCCATTTTGGCCGCCATTTATTTAATATTTATGTATGCGCACATTGAAAAAACCATGGGTATCGTGCAAAAAATCTTTTATTTCCATGTAGGTTCTGCATCAACCGCATTTTTAGCTTTTTTTGTAACTTTTATTTTTAGTATTTTATATCTAGTTAAAAGAAAAAGAATTTTTGACACATATGCCTATGTGTCAGCAGAAATTGGTCTAGTTTTTACCACTTTGGTTTTAACAACTGGACCTATCTGGGCAAAATCTGCTTGGAATACATGGTGGGCATGGGAGCCTCGCTTAACAACCACCTTAATTCTTTGGTTTATCTATATGGCGTATATCATGATTCGCCAAATGGATGGTGTATGGGATAAACGTGCAAGACTTTGTGCCGTATTTGGAATTATTGGTTTTACAGATGTTCCAATTGTTTTCTTTGCAATCCGTTGGTGGCAAACCAAATTTCACCCAATTGTTTTTGGAAATGGTGTTTCGCAAAAAGGTGGCGGGATTGAAGATAACATGCTAGTAGCCTTGTTAGTCTCAATTGCTGCTTTAACAATCCTTTATGCGTATCTCCTTAACAGAGGAGTAGCATTTGAAAATATGAAAATAAAAGTAAATCAATACAAGGAAAAATTAAGAGAAGAATTAGAAAAATAG
- a CDS encoding TlpA disulfide reductase family protein — protein sequence MNKRGGKILILALLFGMFTFFAYSLVSHGKHTDVGDKAYNFELPNLDGSTTKLSDFTGKMVVINVFATWCQPCKEEAPELQAFEKDYGDKYNLVMLNKGETKDNVKQFLKKFPSNATYLFDYNAKITKMYNTTGQPETFVIDKKGIIREHYNGPITEMQLYNMVKKHDK from the coding sequence GTGAACAAACGAGGTGGAAAGATTCTCATATTGGCTCTCTTGTTTGGGATGTTTACTTTTTTTGCTTACAGCCTTGTAAGCCACGGAAAACATACCGATGTTGGTGATAAAGCCTATAATTTTGAGTTGCCTAATTTGGATGGGTCAACAACAAAGCTTTCTGATTTTACTGGGAAAATGGTTGTAATCAATGTTTTTGCTACTTGGTGTCAACCATGTAAAGAAGAAGCACCAGAATTGCAAGCTTTTGAAAAGGACTATGGAGATAAGTACAATTTAGTCATGCTTAACAAAGGCGAAACGAAAGATAACGTTAAACAATTTCTTAAAAAATTTCCTTCAAATGCAACCTACTTATTCGATTATAATGCTAAAATAACTAAAATGTATAATACGACTGGCCAGCCTGAAACATTTGTTATTGATAAAAAAGGAATAATTAGAGAGCATTATAATGGTCCAATTACCGAAATGCAATTGTATAATATGGTAAAAAAACACGATAAATAA